The following are encoded in a window of Diorhabda sublineata isolate icDioSubl1.1 chromosome 5, icDioSubl1.1, whole genome shotgun sequence genomic DNA:
- the LOC130444652 gene encoding sulfhydryl oxidase 2-like: MSHICIIKIIYTILILVAVSKLSVGAGINQNKLSKTVRTVNNAQQYKKYSEKIGLYSLDNDVEILTVDNFKNEVYGNDRAWLIEFYNAWCGFCQRFAPSWKEFATDIAGWKGLVGVGAIDCANEQNTGICREFEIMGYPTLKYFHEKYTEGPKNLGEKVSSQGQANEHRQNLLNVIIAEQKSGRGKMYPNLLPFVGKDIDELFNNEFDQTFLIVQEHSDYLGQEVIMDLNKIKKANVRYAFYNNTELTTKIAVKNVPALVVINKDKTFKFLQVKPKRELYKLAIQKYLGSIQIISSSKERYLGKGEDKNVPDVIDFLEEREKNKLKQKIKRMGDVVFQMDLETALRYSLKHEVASVKEITKEQLQALKNYLHVLAKYFPFGRNGQLFLKDLKEFVWFKTVVKGEDIGNFVKHAEKENQLVFSSPQHWLACKGSSPNYRGYPCGLWKLFHYLVVNAAINEEIQDSNPGIVLEAMHGYIKHFFGCSECSQHFQNMAKRREIFNITSWDDSILWLWSAHNEVNKRLSGDETEDPEYPKYQFPSKERCPRCYQEDNSWNIVEVLHYIKHVYSNINVRYIGSDTKVLHLILDNRSNPESDAGIFKTIDTALCLILYLASFMLLLVLIYVFLRRSYRNHRKKLYQHALLGKV; this comes from the exons ATGTCTcatatatgtattattaaaataatttacacaATTTTGATTCTCGTGGCGGTATCCAAATTGTCTGTCGGTGCcggaataaatcaaaataaactctCAAAGACAGTTCGGACTGTAAACAATGCACAACAGTATAAgaaatattccgaaaaaataGGTTTATACTCATTAGATAATGATGTAGAAATTCTTAcagttgataattttaaaaatgaagtttatGGAAACGATAGAGCTTGGCTTATCGAATTTTACAATGCATGGTGTGGCTTTTGTCAACGTTTTGCACCTTCTTGGAAAGAGTTTGCAACAGATATTGCTGGATGGAAAG gTTTAGTGGGAGTCGGAGCCATTGACTGTGCCAATGAACAAAATACTGGGATTTGTAGAGAATTTGAAATTATGGGTTATCCAACTCTTaagtattttcatgaaaaatatacagaagGTCCTAAAAATTTGGGAGAAAAGGTTAGTTCCCAAGGACAAGCTAATGAACACAGACAGAACcttttaaatgtaataattgCAGAACAAAAATCTGGAAGAGGTAAAATGTATCCAAACTTACTTCCATTTGTTGGGAAAGATATAgatgaattatttaataatgaatttgatCAAACATTCCTAATTGTACAAGAGCATAGTGATTATTTAGGACAAGAAGTGATAAtggatttaaataaaattaagaaggCCAATGTAAGATAtgctttttataataatacagaATTGACGACTAAAATAGCTGTGAAGAATGTACCTGCCTTAGTTGTAATAAACAAAGATAAAactttcaagtttttacaagttAAACCAAAAAGAGAATTATATAAACTTgcaattcaaaaatatctaggctcaattcaaataatatcaTCAAGTAAAGAGCGGTATTTGGGCAAAGGAGAAGATAAGAATGTACCTGATGTGATCGACTTCTTagaagagagagaaaaaaacaaattaaaacaaaaaattaaaagaatggGCGATGTAGTCTTCCAAATGGATCTAGAAACTGCACTTAGGTACTCTCTTAAACATGAAGTAGCTAGTGTTAAAGAAATTACTAAAGAACAATTACAAGCTCTTAAAAACTACTTACATGTATTAGCAAAATATTTCCCATTTGGTAGAAATGGACAACTTTTCCTAAAAGATCTGAAAGAATTTGTTTGGTTCAAAACAGTGGTTAAGGGAGAGGATATAGGAAATTTTGTAAAACACGctgaaaaagaaaatcaattggTATTTTCTTCTCCACAACATTGGTTAGCTTGTAAAGGTAGTTCACCAAATTATAGAGGGTATCCTTGTGGATTATGGAAACTATTCCATTATTTAGTGGTGAATGCAGCAATCAATGAGGAAATTCAAGATTCAAATCCTGGAATTGTTTTGGAAGCAATGCATGGTTACATTAAGCATTTTTTCGGTTGTTCAGAGTGTagtcaacattttcaaaatatggcCAAAAGAAGAGAGATTTTCAATATTACTTCCTGGGACGATTCTATACTTTGGCTGTGGAGCGCCCATAATGAAGTTAACAAACGATTATCAGGAGACGAAACAGAAGATCCTGAATATCCCAAATACCAATTTCCATCAAAAGAACGATGTCCAAGATGTTACCAAGAAGACAATTCTTGGAATATAGTTGAAGTACTTCATTACATTAAACATGTTTATTCAAACATAAATGTTAGGTACATTGGATCAGATACAAAGGTTTTGCATTTAATACTAGATAATAGATCCAATCCTGAAAGTGATGCTGGTATCTTTAAAACTATTGACACAGCTTTGTGTTTGATACTATATCTAGCATCTTTCATGTTGCTCCTAGTACTAATTTATGTCTTTCTTAGGCGGAGTTATAGAaatcacagaaaaaaattatatcaacatGCTTTATTAGGAAAAGTTTGA